From Hippea alviniae EP5-r, the proteins below share one genomic window:
- a CDS encoding AMP-binding protein, which translates to MKEQFNLAEKLHNSMISSPDKELIFEDKVYTFLEVDEMIRKTATFLVDLGIKKGDRVAIQLPKSMEFVYFHLANLTIGAITLPLNTEYSEEEIEYFLEDSESSLFISYPEKYEKLKNMLNSLKTETILAEDVMQKIEKLKPFEGEYKAKGDDTAIIGYTSGTTGRSKGAMITHNNLVLNMEALKKAWRWTQNDILLHVLPLFHFHGLCVALHGALNAKSKIIMHKKFDPIRVWQTIEKEKITMFMGVPTLYYRLIESYKTLKKKPNISSMRVFISGSAPLSERLFYEFEKLTGHRILERYGMTEAGMIASNPYEEDKRVPKSVGYALEGCSIKIVKNGKEAKPNEVGEVYIKGNNVFKGYWRMPQKTEESFKDGWFITGDMGYMDETGRLFLVGRSKNMIISGGYNVYPKEVEYALEEHPCVVESFVFGMEDEDFGERVEALVKLKEKECAKADEIIKFCKDKIAHYKCPKRVYIVDEIPKNTMGKVVLKKVKEMIKNGEI; encoded by the coding sequence ATGAAAGAGCAGTTTAACCTTGCAGAAAAGCTGCACAATTCAATGATATCATCACCAGACAAAGAGCTTATCTTTGAAGATAAGGTTTATACATTTTTAGAAGTTGATGAGATGATAAGAAAAACAGCAACATTTCTGGTTGATTTAGGCATTAAAAAAGGCGACAGAGTGGCTATACAGCTTCCTAAATCGATGGAGTTTGTCTATTTTCACCTTGCAAACCTGACAATCGGTGCAATCACACTGCCACTCAACACAGAATACTCAGAAGAAGAGATTGAATACTTCCTTGAAGATTCAGAAAGCTCTCTATTCATCAGCTATCCAGAAAAATACGAAAAACTAAAAAATATGCTCAACTCCCTAAAAACAGAGACAATTCTGGCAGAAGATGTAATGCAAAAGATTGAAAAACTAAAACCGTTTGAAGGCGAATATAAAGCAAAAGGAGACGATACGGCTATAATCGGATACACATCTGGCACAACAGGAAGAAGCAAAGGCGCAATGATAACACACAATAATCTCGTTTTAAATATGGAAGCATTGAAAAAGGCTTGGAGATGGACTCAAAACGATATCCTTCTTCATGTATTGCCGCTTTTTCACTTTCACGGACTCTGCGTTGCCTTGCATGGCGCGTTGAATGCAAAAAGTAAAATCATAATGCACAAAAAGTTTGACCCAATCAGAGTCTGGCAAACCATAGAAAAAGAGAAGATAACAATGTTTATGGGCGTTCCAACGCTCTATTACAGATTGATAGAAAGCTATAAAACATTAAAGAAAAAGCCGAATATAAGTTCGATGCGTGTATTTATCTCTGGCTCTGCACCGCTTTCAGAAAGACTCTTCTATGAGTTTGAGAAGCTAACAGGACACAGAATCCTTGAGCGATACGGCATGACAGAAGCCGGTATGATAGCATCAAACCCATACGAAGAAGACAAAAGAGTTCCAAAAAGCGTTGGTTATGCCTTGGAAGGCTGCTCGATAAAGATTGTAAAGAACGGCAAAGAAGCAAAGCCAAACGAAGTTGGAGAAGTCTATATCAAAGGCAACAATGTGTTTAAAGGCTATTGGAGAATGCCACAAAAAACAGAAGAGTCATTCAAGGACGGATGGTTTATAACTGGCGATATGGGATATATGGACGAAACAGGCAGGCTGTTTCTCGTTGGACGCTCAAAAAACATGATAATAAGCGGCGGATACAATGTTTACCCAAAGGAAGTTGAATATGCTTTAGAAGAGCATCCCTGCGTGGTTGAGTCGTTTGTATTTGGTATGGAAGATGAAGACTTTGGCGAAAGGGTCGAAGCATTAGTAAAACTAAAAGAGAAAGAGTGTGCCAAAGCAGATGAGATAATAAAGTTCTGCAAGGACAAGATAGCTCACTACAAATGCCCTAAAAGGGTTTACATTGTCGATGAGATACCAAAAAACACAATGGGCAAGGTTGTTCTTAAAAAAGTCAAAGAGATGATAAAAAACGGAGAAATATAA
- the scpA gene encoding methylmalonyl-CoA mutase: MKFKEVSRSDWEKLAEKELKGKPLSSLTWESPEGIPISPLYTAEDLEKLEYLNTFPGFPPFIRGPRATMYTVKPWTIRQYAGFSTAEESNAFYKKALALGQQGLSVAFDLATHRGYDSDHPRVVGDVGKAGVAIDTVEDMKILFDGIPLDKVSVSMTMNGAVIPVMAFYIVAAEEQGVKQEQLSGTIQNDILKEFMVRNTYIYPPQPSMRIVADIIEYTSKYMPKFNSISISGYHIQEAGANAVLELAFTLADGLEYVKTALARGLDIDAFAPRLSFFFGIGMNFFMEIAKLRAARFLWAELMSQFNPKNPRSMALRTHCQTSGWSLTAQQPYNNIIRTTIEAMAAVLGGTQSLHTNALDEAIALPTEFSARIARNTQIIIQEETNVCKTVDPLAGSYFIESLTHALIREARRIIDEIEEMGGMTKAIETGMPKLRIEESAAKRQALIDTGEFVIVGVNKYTIPEEEDEPVEVLDIDNTAVREKQIQRIKKIKETRDNDKVQKALDKITKIAEEGGNLLEAAVEAARLRATLGEISYAMEKVFGRYQPEIRLVSGAYGGLVENEEEFKEIQKEIEEFEKEEGRRPRILIVKMGQDGHDRGAKVVASAYADMGFDVDVGPMFQTPDEAAKMAVENDVHAIGASSLAAGHNTLVPQLIEELKKLDADDDIVVTVGGVIPKKDYDFLYKHGVAAIFGPGTSLLKSAKELLKAIKEKRTPRRILSGE, from the coding sequence ATGAAGTTTAAGGAAGTTTCAAGGTCAGATTGGGAAAAGCTTGCAGAAAAGGAACTAAAGGGAAAACCATTATCAAGCTTAACTTGGGAATCACCAGAAGGAATACCTATTTCGCCACTCTATACGGCTGAAGATTTGGAGAAGCTTGAATACTTAAACACCTTTCCTGGTTTTCCACCGTTTATCCGTGGCCCAAGGGCAACAATGTATACGGTTAAACCGTGGACAATAAGGCAGTATGCTGGATTTTCGACTGCTGAAGAATCAAACGCATTTTACAAGAAGGCTTTGGCTTTGGGTCAGCAGGGTTTATCTGTTGCATTTGACCTTGCAACACACAGGGGCTATGATTCTGACCATCCACGAGTTGTTGGTGATGTCGGTAAGGCTGGAGTTGCAATCGATACTGTTGAAGATATGAAGATTCTTTTTGACGGCATTCCGCTTGATAAGGTTTCTGTTTCCATGACGATGAACGGTGCTGTTATTCCTGTTATGGCATTCTATATCGTTGCGGCAGAAGAGCAGGGTGTAAAGCAAGAGCAACTCTCAGGAACGATTCAGAACGATATTTTGAAAGAATTTATGGTAAGGAACACCTATATCTATCCACCACAGCCGTCAATGAGAATTGTTGCAGATATTATTGAATATACAAGCAAATACATGCCAAAATTCAACTCAATCAGTATAAGCGGCTATCACATTCAGGAAGCTGGAGCAAACGCCGTTTTGGAACTTGCATTTACTTTGGCTGATGGTCTTGAGTATGTTAAAACGGCTTTGGCACGTGGTCTTGATATAGACGCATTTGCTCCAAGGCTTTCGTTCTTCTTTGGAATTGGTATGAACTTCTTTATGGAGATAGCAAAACTCAGAGCTGCAAGATTCTTGTGGGCTGAACTTATGAGCCAGTTCAATCCTAAGAACCCACGCTCGATGGCTTTAAGAACTCACTGTCAGACTTCTGGATGGAGTTTGACCGCTCAGCAGCCTTACAACAATATTATCAGAACAACAATTGAAGCAATGGCTGCTGTTTTGGGTGGAACTCAATCCTTACATACAAACGCCTTAGATGAAGCTATTGCATTGCCGACGGAGTTTTCTGCGCGCATCGCAAGAAACACGCAGATAATCATTCAGGAAGAGACAAATGTATGCAAAACTGTTGATCCGCTTGCAGGTTCTTACTTTATAGAGTCTCTTACGCATGCTCTAATAAGGGAAGCACGAAGGATTATCGATGAAATAGAAGAGATGGGCGGAATGACAAAGGCTATAGAGACAGGTATGCCGAAGCTAAGAATTGAAGAGTCTGCAGCAAAGAGACAGGCATTGATTGATACGGGTGAATTTGTTATAGTGGGTGTCAATAAATACACAATACCCGAAGAAGAAGACGAACCGGTTGAAGTGCTTGATATAGACAATACAGCCGTTAGAGAGAAGCAGATTCAAAGAATTAAAAAAATTAAGGAGACAAGAGATAACGATAAGGTGCAAAAAGCGTTAGATAAAATAACAAAGATTGCAGAAGAAGGAGGCAATCTGCTTGAAGCTGCCGTTGAAGCTGCAAGATTAAGGGCAACGTTGGGTGAAATATCTTATGCGATGGAGAAGGTATTTGGCAGATATCAGCCAGAGATAAGGCTTGTAAGTGGAGCTTATGGCGGATTGGTTGAAAATGAAGAAGAGTTCAAAGAGATTCAGAAAGAGATTGAAGAGTTTGAGAAGGAAGAAGGAAGAAGACCAAGGATTTTAATAGTGAAGATGGGTCAAGATGGACACGATAGGGGAGCAAAGGTCGTAGCATCGGCATATGCGGATATGGGATTTGATGTTGATGTAGGGCCAATGTTCCAAACGCCAGATGAAGCTGCAAAGATGGCAGTTGAAAACGATGTTCATGCGATAGGTGCATCGAGTCTTGCGGCAGGTCATAATACCTTGGTGCCACAGCTTATTGAAGAGTTGAAGAAGCTCGATGCGGATGATGATATTGTTGTTACAGTAGGCGGTGTTATACCAAAGAAGGATTATGATTTCTTGTATAAGCACGGCGTTGCAGCAATATTTGGACCTGGAACATCGCTTCTTAAATCTGCCAAAGAGCTTCTGAAGGCTATAAAGGAGAAAAGAACGCCAAGAAGGATATTGAGTGGTGAGTAG
- the meaB gene encoding methylmalonyl Co-A mutase-associated GTPase MeaB translates to MDVDKLAEDLLKGKRKALAKAITLIESKNKKHEEEAKKLLEMILPHTGNSVRIGISGVPGVGKSTFIEAFGLYLIENGHKVAVLAIDPSSQITGGSILGDKTRMEELSRREEAFIRPSPSGSSLGGVARRTRESIFLCEANGYDVIIVETVGVGQSEVKVAGMVDFFLLMQLPNAGDELQGIKRGVMEVANAIVINKADGDNLEKAKLAKKQLENALSIFMRVDEDWKVPVLLVSALKKKGMEDVWKTISDYIEIKKKNGKFLKNRQRQEIDWMWSVVMEGLKSMLENNQKVAALSKDMEKAVINRLTTPSLAAEYILEGFRKSLCKGDAPWID, encoded by the coding sequence GTGGATGTTGATAAGTTAGCAGAAGATTTGCTCAAAGGTAAAAGAAAGGCTCTTGCTAAGGCTATAACGCTGATAGAAAGTAAGAATAAGAAACACGAAGAAGAAGCCAAAAAGCTGCTTGAGATGATTTTGCCACATACGGGCAACTCTGTAAGGATAGGCATTAGTGGTGTTCCCGGTGTTGGTAAGAGCACATTTATTGAAGCATTTGGCCTTTATCTGATAGAGAATGGGCATAAGGTTGCTGTTTTGGCTATCGACCCGAGCTCTCAGATAACAGGTGGCTCTATTTTGGGTGATAAGACTCGAATGGAAGAGTTGTCCCGAAGGGAAGAAGCCTTTATTAGGCCTTCTCCTTCGGGCAGTTCTTTGGGTGGTGTTGCAAGAAGGACGAGAGAGAGTATTTTTTTGTGTGAAGCCAATGGGTATGATGTTATAATTGTTGAAACCGTTGGAGTTGGGCAGTCGGAAGTTAAAGTTGCTGGTATGGTTGACTTTTTTCTTTTGATGCAGCTGCCCAATGCTGGTGATGAACTGCAGGGTATAAAGCGTGGCGTTATGGAAGTTGCGAATGCTATAGTAATAAACAAGGCTGATGGCGATAATTTAGAAAAGGCAAAGTTAGCCAAGAAGCAGCTTGAAAACGCTCTGAGTATATTCATGCGAGTTGACGAAGATTGGAAGGTTCCCGTTTTGCTTGTTAGTGCTTTGAAAAAGAAAGGGATGGAAGATGTATGGAAAACAATTTCTGATTACATAGAGATAAAAAAGAAAAACGGTAAATTTTTAAAGAATAGACAGAGACAAGAGATAGATTGGATGTGGTCTGTTGTTATGGAAGGTTTGAAGAGTATGCTTGAGAATAATCAGAAGGTTGCAGCATTATCAAAAGATATGGAGAAGGCTGTGATAAACAGGTTAACAACGCCATCGCTTGCTGCTGAGTATATACTTGAAGGATTTAGAAAATCTTTATGTAAGGGGGATGCCCCATGGATAGATTAA
- a CDS encoding glycine zipper family protein, protein MDRLKVLVVGLILTVFLGFSVTSCTTESENVALGTAVGAGIGAAVTKNKWKGVVIGGILGAVAGEAMYQIQQRAINEAVAQQKPVAYQRTTPNGGWERVEAEPVGQPTVNPNEHTKCQKVHVREIRNGKVIKDEIKEVCKGYKETNTY, encoded by the coding sequence ATGGATAGATTAAAGGTGTTGGTTGTGGGTCTTATTCTTACAGTTTTTTTGGGTTTTAGCGTTACTTCATGCACAACAGAGAGTGAAAATGTTGCTTTGGGAACGGCAGTTGGTGCTGGGATAGGTGCAGCAGTAACGAAAAATAAGTGGAAAGGTGTGGTTATAGGTGGAATCTTGGGTGCTGTAGCTGGAGAAGCTATGTATCAGATTCAGCAAAGGGCGATAAACGAAGCGGTAGCTCAGCAGAAGCCCGTTGCTTATCAAAGAACAACACCAAATGGTGGTTGGGAAAGGGTTGAGGCAGAGCCTGTTGGTCAGCCTACAGTTAATCCAAACGAGCATACAAAGTGCCAGAAGGTTCATGTAAGGGAGATTAGAAACGGTAAGGTTATAAAAGATGAGATTAAAGAAGTATGTAAAGGATACAAAGAGACCAATACCTATTAA
- the mce gene encoding methylmalonyl-CoA epimerase: MIKRIDHIGVAVRDLDKTIELYKDVFGFELLEIEDVPSQKVRVAKFDVNGVHIEFLEPTSEDSPIYKYIEKKGEGMHHIAYFTDDIEGELEKFKEKGIKLINEEPVKGSSGTYIAFVHPKSSIILTELVSKGE; this comes from the coding sequence ATGATAAAGAGAATAGACCATATAGGTGTTGCAGTTAGAGATTTAGATAAAACTATTGAGCTTTATAAAGATGTGTTTGGTTTTGAGCTGCTTGAGATAGAAGATGTCCCGTCTCAAAAGGTAAGGGTGGCAAAATTTGATGTTAATGGTGTGCATATTGAGTTTTTAGAGCCAACAAGTGAAGATAGTCCAATTTACAAGTACATAGAAAAAAAGGGCGAAGGTATGCATCATATTGCCTATTTTACCGACGATATAGAAGGTGAGTTGGAAAAATTTAAAGAGAAAGGGATAAAGTTGATAAACGAAGAGCCTGTTAAAGGTTCGTCAGGTACTTACATAGCATTTGTTCATCCGAAATCTTCTATTATTTTGACTGAGCTCGTCTCAAAGGGGGAGTAG
- a CDS encoding FAD-dependent oxidoreductase produces the protein MELPIKVVVIGGDAAGMSAASQIKRRIKSAEVVVLEKGIDVSYGACGMPYNIGYKGDIDDLVVLTAEDFKTKRGIDVRLLSEAVGVDTKSKKVFVKSLSSDREYELKYDKLFIGSGASASVPPIEGVDREGVFTLKILDDARKIKQFIEEKKPKKAVLIGGGFINLELAENFKRLGMDVVILEKLDDVLLNFDEGVSELVKEELKRNGVEIICGVNIEKIEDGLIVETDKGDFEADLVNIAAGVKPNTEFLKDGEIELEKGAIVVDRYFKTNVEDVYAGGDCALIYHRILDKNVYMPLGTNANKAGRIAGANMAGAREKFAGIVGTIIFKVFEKGIAKTGLSLKEAVDNSFDAFETTIEAPITAHGFHHQGKVSVRLVAEHGSGRLLGAQIFGDAEAVWRIDVVAAVLYANLTIKDVQGLDLAYSPPFAPVWDPILVCANQAIKKVKK, from the coding sequence ATGGAATTGCCTATAAAGGTTGTGGTTATTGGCGGTGATGCGGCAGGTATGAGTGCTGCAAGTCAAATAAAAAGAAGGATAAAGTCGGCCGAAGTTGTTGTTTTGGAGAAAGGTATTGATGTCTCTTACGGTGCTTGTGGAATGCCTTACAATATAGGGTATAAGGGTGATATAGATGACCTTGTTGTTCTAACAGCTGAAGATTTTAAAACAAAAAGAGGCATAGATGTAAGACTTTTGAGTGAGGCTGTTGGTGTTGATACGAAGAGTAAGAAGGTCTTTGTAAAGAGTTTATCGAGTGATAGAGAGTATGAGTTAAAATACGATAAGCTCTTTATAGGCAGTGGTGCAAGCGCTTCTGTTCCACCGATTGAAGGTGTTGACAGGGAAGGTGTATTTACACTTAAAATCTTAGATGATGCACGAAAGATAAAGCAGTTTATCGAAGAGAAGAAGCCTAAAAAAGCCGTCTTGATAGGCGGTGGGTTTATAAACCTTGAGCTTGCAGAGAATTTTAAAAGATTGGGCATGGATGTTGTTATATTAGAAAAGCTTGATGATGTACTGTTAAATTTTGATGAAGGCGTATCTGAGCTTGTCAAAGAAGAGCTTAAGAGAAATGGCGTTGAAATTATCTGTGGTGTCAATATAGAGAAGATAGAAGATGGGCTAATAGTAGAAACCGATAAAGGTGATTTTGAAGCTGATTTGGTTAATATAGCTGCAGGTGTGAAGCCTAATACCGAGTTTTTGAAAGATGGAGAAATAGAGCTTGAAAAGGGCGCAATAGTTGTTGATAGGTATTTTAAGACGAATGTTGAAGATGTGTATGCAGGCGGCGATTGTGCCCTGATTTATCATAGAATACTTGATAAAAATGTTTACATGCCTCTTGGAACAAATGCAAATAAGGCCGGTAGAATAGCCGGTGCCAATATGGCAGGCGCAAGAGAAAAATTTGCCGGCATTGTTGGAACGATAATCTTTAAGGTATTTGAGAAGGGTATAGCAAAAACCGGCTTATCTTTGAAGGAAGCTGTAGATAACAGTTTTGATGCGTTTGAGACGACGATTGAAGCACCTATTACAGCTCATGGTTTTCATCATCAGGGTAAAGTTTCAGTAAGACTCGTTGCTGAACATGGTTCTGGAAGGCTGCTTGGAGCTCAGATATTTGGCGATGCAGAAGCTGTCTGGAGAATTGATGTTGTTGCAGCTGTATTATATGCGAATTTGACAATCAAAGATGTGCAAGGACTTGATTTGGCTTATTCTCCACCGTTTGCACCGGTGTGGGACCCAATTCTTGTTTGTGCCAATCAGGCTATTAAAAAGGTGAAAAAATGA
- the thrC gene encoding threonine synthase, which yields MRYRSSRGGVEGLSFIDAFLMGLADDGGLIVPEEIPSVELDKLQSLSYTELAFEIFKLFIDDIPEDDLKKLVEKSYSTFDTEKITPVVKKDGVFILELFHGPTFAFKDVALQFLGNLFEYVLDKKDSYVNVLGATSGDTGSAAIYGLKGKKNINIFILHPYGKVSRVQELQMTTVEDKNVFNIAIKGTFDDCQAIVKAIFNDLDFKEKHRLGAVNSINWARILAQIVYYFYAYFKAKPEKLYFSVPTGNFGDIFAGYMAKLMGLPIEKLILATNSNDILYRFVNQGDYSVGEVVKTLSPSMDIQVASNFERYLYYLFGEDTQKVKSLMEEFAANRRLKFDGDVLKKVQSEFDSFRVSIKDTLNTIREFYKKTGYIIDPHTAAGIYAAWQSGYNDVICLATAHPAKFPEAIVDAIGKEPEKPKAIAELESKEKRVSILDNSVSEVKKFIEEKLTND from the coding sequence ATGAGATACAGAAGCAGTCGTGGTGGCGTTGAAGGTTTAAGTTTTATTGACGCCTTTCTGATGGGTCTTGCTGATGATGGCGGCCTTATAGTGCCAGAAGAGATACCGAGTGTTGAGCTTGATAAACTTCAATCTCTATCTTACACAGAGCTTGCATTTGAGATTTTTAAGCTATTTATAGATGATATACCAGAAGACGATTTAAAGAAGCTTGTTGAGAAGAGTTATTCCACATTCGATACAGAAAAGATAACACCTGTTGTTAAAAAAGATGGTGTATTTATACTTGAACTATTCCATGGGCCAACATTTGCATTTAAAGATGTAGCGCTTCAGTTTTTGGGTAATTTATTCGAATATGTGCTCGATAAAAAAGATAGCTATGTCAATGTGCTTGGTGCAACAAGTGGGGATACGGGCTCTGCCGCAATTTACGGGCTTAAAGGCAAAAAGAATATAAACATATTTATACTTCATCCTTATGGCAAGGTCAGTAGGGTTCAAGAGCTTCAGATGACGACAGTTGAAGACAAGAATGTGTTTAATATAGCTATAAAAGGCACATTTGACGATTGTCAGGCTATCGTAAAGGCGATATTCAATGACCTTGACTTTAAGGAGAAGCATAGGCTTGGTGCTGTCAATTCCATAAACTGGGCAAGGATTTTAGCCCAGATTGTCTATTATTTCTATGCATATTTTAAGGCTAAACCTGAAAAACTCTATTTTAGTGTTCCAACGGGCAATTTTGGAGATATATTTGCAGGCTATATGGCAAAACTTATGGGCTTGCCTATAGAGAAGCTGATACTTGCAACAAACTCAAACGACATCCTGTATCGCTTTGTCAATCAAGGTGATTACTCTGTTGGAGAAGTTGTAAAGACGCTGTCTCCATCAATGGATATTCAGGTTGCGAGCAATTTTGAAAGGTATCTTTACTATCTGTTTGGCGAAGATACACAGAAAGTTAAAAGCTTGATGGAAGAGTTTGCCGCAAATAGACGCTTAAAGTTTGATGGTGATGTTCTCAAAAAGGTTCAGTCTGAGTTTGACTCATTTAGGGTAAGCATTAAAGATACGCTGAATACGATTAGGGAGTTTTACAAAAAGACAGGGTATATAATTGACCCGCATACGGCAGCTGGCATATATGCTGCATGGCAGAGTGGCTATAATGATGTAATCTGTCTTGCAACTGCACACCCTGCGAAGTTTCCAGAAGCTATCGTTGATGCAATAGGAAAAGAGCCAGAAAAACCTAAAGCGATAGCCGAACTTGAAAGTAAAGAAAAAAGAGTCAGCATACTTGACAATTCCGTCTCTGAAGTTAAGAAATTTATTGAAGAAAAGTTGACGAATGATTAA
- a CDS encoding HU family DNA-binding protein, producing MTKAELIEKVAQKTGATKTQTKKIIDATIETIMEAVAEGEKVGFAGFGTFYISKRSARMGRNPRTGEKLKIEAFNLPSFKCGRIFKEKVNK from the coding sequence ATGACAAAGGCTGAGTTAATAGAGAAGGTTGCACAGAAGACTGGAGCAACAAAGACTCAGACAAAGAAGATTATTGACGCAACAATTGAAACTATCATGGAAGCCGTGGCTGAGGGCGAGAAGGTTGGTTTTGCAGGCTTTGGAACATTCTATATAAGCAAAAGGTCTGCAAGAATGGGTAGAAACCCAAGAACTGGTGAGAAGCTGAAGATTGAAGCATTCAACTTGCCGAGCTTTAAGTGCGGAAGAATCTTTAAAGAAAAGGTCAACAAGTAG
- a CDS encoding competence/damage-inducible protein A, translating to MLKSAVISVGKEIVGGITLDTNSFFIAGYLLRLGFNNRHIIAVDDEKEEIIETINFLLNKVDVIITTGGLGPTFDDKTMESVAAALKLNLYLDADALKFIDEFYTKLYNQGRIDEPGLNEKRRKMAYLIEGCKPLKNSVGAAYGCYIKYQGKHIFVLPGVPKEMKPMFENEVVPILKEISDGVIVALEFEFKINDESVLGELIDKVMRKSEVYIKSLPVGFESDSMGVRFTAYGESESKAKEKILRAKEELENLLKSKV from the coding sequence ATGTTAAAGAGTGCGGTTATATCGGTTGGGAAAGAGATAGTTGGTGGTATTACTTTAGATACTAACTCTTTTTTTATTGCAGGCTATCTTCTGCGTCTTGGTTTCAATAATCGTCATATCATAGCTGTTGATGATGAGAAGGAAGAGATAATAGAGACGATCAACTTTTTGCTTAATAAGGTTGATGTTATAATAACGACGGGTGGACTTGGTCCTACATTTGATGATAAGACAATGGAGTCTGTGGCTGCTGCTTTGAAGCTAAATCTCTATCTTGATGCAGATGCGCTGAAATTTATAGATGAATTTTATACGAAGCTATACAATCAGGGAAGGATAGATGAACCTGGGTTGAATGAGAAAAGAAGAAAAATGGCGTATCTTATTGAAGGATGCAAGCCTTTAAAAAACAGTGTAGGTGCAGCTTATGGCTGTTATATCAAATATCAAGGTAAGCATATCTTTGTTTTGCCTGGTGTTCCAAAAGAGATGAAACCGATGTTTGAGAACGAAGTTGTGCCTATTTTGAAAGAGATAAGTGATGGTGTTATTGTTGCTTTGGAGTTTGAGTTTAAGATAAACGATGAGAGCGTGCTTGGAGAGTTGATTGATAAAGTGATGAGAAAGAGTGAAGTGTATATCAAGTCGCTACCTGTTGGGTTTGAAAGTGATAGCATGGGCGTAAGGTTTACGGCTTACGGTGAGAGTGAATCTAAGGCAAAAGAGAAAATTTTAAGGGCAAAAGAAGAGTTGGAAAATCTATTAAAATCTAAAGTATAA
- the thiC gene encoding phosphomethylpyrimidine synthase ThiC produces MTQIEAARAGKITPEMEQVAKKENRPVEFIMEGLKKGTIVIPKNKNHDIEAVGIGEGLKTKVNANIGTSSDIAQLEMELKKLDAAVEAKADSVMDLSTGGDLDYIRRTILERSPIVVGNVPIYQAAVEAATEKGSIVYMTEDDIFKTIEKQAKDGIDYMTLHCGVTLETLERLIKQGRVEDIVSRGGSFLSVWMLHNKKQNPLFEHFDRVLEIAKEYDVTLSLGDGFRPGAIVDATDRAQIHELILLGELHKRALEAGVQSMIEGPGHVPLNQVITNAQIEKSLCEGAPFYVLGPVVTDIAPGYDHITSAIGGALMAAYGADFLCYVTRAEHVRLPTPEDVREGVIVTRIAAHAADIAKGIPNAIEWDLEMSKARKALNWKRMIELAIDPELVKKERESSLPEESDVCTMCGKFCAIKLLNKALRKGL; encoded by the coding sequence ATGACTCAGATAGAAGCTGCACGGGCAGGCAAGATTACGCCTGAGATGGAACAGGTGGCAAAAAAGGAGAACAGGCCTGTTGAGTTTATAATGGAAGGTCTGAAAAAGGGCACCATTGTAATACCGAAAAACAAGAATCACGATATAGAAGCCGTAGGTATAGGTGAAGGTTTAAAGACTAAGGTTAATGCAAACATAGGTACATCGTCTGATATTGCCCAGCTTGAGATGGAATTGAAAAAGCTTGATGCTGCTGTTGAAGCAAAGGCAGACTCTGTTATGGATTTGTCCACCGGCGGCGATTTGGATTACATACGAAGAACAATACTTGAGCGTTCGCCTATTGTCGTTGGTAATGTGCCTATTTATCAGGCTGCCGTGGAAGCCGCAACAGAGAAGGGTTCAATTGTCTATATGACGGAAGATGATATATTCAAAACAATAGAGAAACAGGCTAAAGATGGCATAGATTACATGACGCTTCACTGCGGTGTTACACTCGAAACATTGGAAAGACTCATAAAGCAGGGCAGAGTGGAAGATATTGTCTCTCGTGGCGGTTCTTTCTTAAGCGTTTGGATGTTGCACAACAAAAAGCAGAATCCACTATTTGAGCATTTTGACAGAGTCTTAGAGATAGCAAAGGAGTATGATGTAACCTTATCTTTGGGCGATGGTTTTAGGCCTGGTGCTATTGTTGATGCAACGGATAGAGCTCAGATTCATGAGTTGATTCTGCTGGGTGAGTTGCACAAAAGGGCTTTAGAAGCTGGTGTTCAATCGATGATAGAAGGGCCAGGTCATGTGCCGTTGAATCAGGTTATAACGAATGCCCAGATTGAGAAGAGCTTGTGCGAAGGTGCTCCATTTTATGTACTTGGGCCTGTGGTTACAGACATTGCGCCGGGCTATGACCATATAACAAGCGCTATTGGTGGAGCTTTGATGGCAGCATACGGTGCTGATTTCTTATGTTATGTTACAAGGGCCGAACATGTAAGACTGCCGACACCGGAAGATGTTAGGGAAGGTGTTATTGTTACAAGAATTGCTGCACATGCTGCGGATATAGCCAAAGGTATCCCGAATGCTATTGAGTGGGACCTTGAGATGAGCAAGGCAAGGAAGGCTCTAAATTGGAAGAGGATGATAGAGCTTGCCATAGACCCGGAATTGGTTAAAAAGGAGAGAGAGTCTTCTCTACCTGAGGAGAGTGATGTTTGCACGATGTGCGGGAAATTCTGTGCAATAAAACTCCTAAATAAAGCATTAAGGAAGGGGCTATGA